The genomic interval CCTCAGTTTGAGTCTTCTCTGCTCGTTCTAGGTTTCGTAATCTTATTTCCTGAAGATTTGTTAAAGTTTGCAACTGTGCGAGCACAAAACCTCCATCGACACCGACAAATATTCCTGACAACTTACGAAGGTCAATTGATTGTTCAATCCCACGGGGAATTTGAGACAAGGATGCACATCTTGTGATGTTGAGGATTCTCAGTGATTTAAAACTGACCAAATCATCTAGGAGTTTGCTGAGCCAACAACAACCTTCCACATCAATCACTTCCAAGTTTTTAAGCCTTGTTATAGATTTTGGTAACCGCTGAAGCTTTGTGCAATAAGCTAGTTTCAAAATCTGCAACTTTTTAAGCTGATGGATTTGTTCAGGTATCTTTTGAAGCTTTTGGCAGCGAAGCAAACTTAAAATCCGTAAATTAGGTAGGTCAAAAAGTGATTTCAGAAGTAACTCCATCTTAAGCTTTGAAAGGTGGAGGTATCTCAAGTTAACCAACTTGCTAATTTCATTGGGTAGCCTTTGGATCATTCCAGTTTCTACAACTAATATACGCAAATGTATAAGTCTTACCGACATCTTATCGAGGAACTTTGATATTGCAGTTGTTACTTTCATGCGTCTTTTTTTGTATACTTGAAGCGTTATTTCCTCAACATCTTCTTGTGTTGCTTCCTCATGTTCTCGTAGAATCAATGTAATCAGTTTATTGCTCACCTCAACTGGTATGGTCAGTAGTCGAAATGGTATAGCTCTATGATTAATTTTCAAACACAAATATCGACAGTACCTTGGAATAATAGTTGAATCTTCGGGAACATTCATAtgcaagtaaaccatccttgaaAATAGTAATGCTTGTACTTGCATGTTTATATATCTTAAAGATCTTGCATAGAGCTGAATCCAACCTCATTCGAGGCCTTCAGTTGGTAGGAGGTATTCAATGGTCAACATGTGTAAGATGATATCATAATCATTATCAACATCAAGTAGGTGATGGTATTGGTGTAATCGTATGATGACAAGTGAAAAATTCCTAACCACATAAATATCATTGAGTAAGTGAGTTGCAAATGGTGCCAGAATATTATGGCTTGACGATCCAAAAACCTTTGCCCCAAAAGTTTTACTAGGAAAGTAATTTTGGAAGAGCCATGCATCCTTCTCTGATTTGTCCTGCTTCGATGAGGGGATTGTCATTGATGTCTGTCTCTTGAATAATTCCACCCATGCATCCACCGATAAGGGATTCAAGCGGTATGTTATAATATTCTTCATCCCATTTAGAAAACCCATATCTCTTACAGCTGATTGTGTTGATGATTTGTCGATGATCAAGACTCCACTCCCCGGCCCGCCCACACGCAACAAGATGTTCTTCAATTCATTCCACTCTGGTTGCATCAAACTAGCCAAATCTTCACAATGAAGCACCAACAAGTATCTACTGCCATAGAGTTGTTCATTAACATATTCCCACATGGCTGGTAGCGGCAGGTCTAGGTGTAATTTCTGATCACAATATTTTTCCTTGTTTATAGACCTTACAAATTCGTTTCCAATTTATTAATCTTCTTGAATGTCGAAACGAGGGGTAGATCCACCCAAATGCGATGATGAAATTGTTGACGAACCCAAGTGTGGTGGTAGTGTTAGAAGATGAAGAGCAAAAACTAAAAAACTATAACACTCAAAATAGGAGGAAACTACTTTTTCATATTTTCTTCATATCTAAATTGTTAAATATATAGGGTATTTATAGGGTATACCCAAGATGTATCTacataaatacatgaaccaatattaaatgatatacatgcatcatccaaagagtcattcatgaatcctccaaaaGACCTCTAATATTCATGCACACaaaattaaatacttaattaatCTAGTTTATATTTTTCAACATCCCCTCTTAAACTAGATTTATTACTCCAAGGAAAAAACATAGCTTCTTGAAATCATCAAATTTCAACGGTTTCATGAAGATATCGGCAACTTGATCTTGTGACTTCACGTATTCAAGCTTCACTTCTTCCTTCGATATACAATCTCGAATAAAATGATACCTTGTATCAATACGCTTGCTTCTTTCATGAAACACCGGATTCTTGGCCAATGCAATTGCAGATTTATTATCAACATAAATCTCTGTTGGATCTTCTTATGACAGATTCAATTCTTTCAACAAACTCCTTAGCCAAATAGCATGACAAACACAAAAAGTAGCAGCTACATACTCCGCCTCACAAGTAGAAAGAGTCACAATAGGTTGCTTCTTAGAATTCCAAGTAAAAGCTGAATTTCCCATAAAGAAAACAAACCCAGTAGTACTTTTTCGACTATCAATATCACCGGCCCAATCACTATCACAATAGCCAACAAGCATAAAGTTGTCTGAGAAAGCATACAAGATACCATAATTAATTGTACCTTTGATGTAGCGAAGAATTCTTTTGGCAATTTTCAAATGTGAAGTAGTAGGAGCTTCCATGTAACGACTCACAAGTCCAACGCCAAAAAGAATATCCGGTCTAGTACAGGTTAAATACCTCAAGCTTCCAACAAGACTCTTGAATAAAGTTGGATCAACTTTTTCACCATCTTGATTCTTATGTGGCTTGATTCCACACTCCACGGGTGTCCCGACTGGCTTACAATTATTCATATCAAATTTCTTGAGAATTTCTTTAGCATATCTTTCT from Zingiber officinale cultivar Zhangliang chromosome 6B, Zo_v1.1, whole genome shotgun sequence carries:
- the LOC121990840 gene encoding putative disease resistance protein RGA4, encoding MVYLHMNVPEDSTIIPRYCRYLCLKINHRAIPFRLLTIPVEVSNKLITLILREHEEATQEDVEEITLQVYKKRRMKVTTAISKFLDKMSVRLIHLRILVVETGMIQRLPNEISKLVNLRYLHLSKLKMELLLKSLFDLPNLRILSLLRCQKLQKIPEQIHQLKKLQILKLAYCTKLQRLPKSITRLKNLEVIDVEGCCWLSKLLDDLVSFKSLRILNITRCASLSQIPRGIEQSIDLRKLSGIFVGVDGGFVLAQLQTLTNLQEIRLRNLERAEKTQTEVLEALRPNVHLKMLEIISYKGVEFPTWMSKQELVDFDSLVEVRLINLRRCATLPSLGRLPCLEKLEISGMDLIKHIDDTFYDDGNTYPKLRELTFSEMLALEKWYVPKANYVIFFQELTQLTLVQCPKLKEIDLHDYCGTMRVWLNNETIWSAEFYRWYNLRYIGIIEIVGCQELRCLPQGMGRFERLSKMTINSCNNLTTLVALDSLIELNIYACPLLAFNLEAFTELRRLTIKGCPKMQM
- the LOC121990841 gene encoding secreted RxLR effector protein 161-like — its product is MFEDFKRAMTKEFEMTDIGIMSYYLGIEVKQRDDDIFISQERYAKEILKKFDMNNCKPVGTPVECGIKPHKNQDGEKVDPTLFKSLVGSLRYLTCTRPDILFGVGLVSRYMEAPTTSHLKIAKRILRYIKGTINYGILYAFSDNFMLVGYCDSDWAGDIDSRKSTTGFVFFMGNSAFTWNSKKQPIVTLSTCEAEYVAATFCVCHAIWLRSLLKELNLS